A genomic segment from Propioniciclava sp. MC1595 encodes:
- a CDS encoding ribose-5-phosphate isomerase has product MRVHIATDHAAFDLKQFLVKELTALGHEVVDHGAPTYDAQDDYPTFVIPAAEAVVADPGSLGIVLGGSGNGEQIAANKVKGVRAGLAYNTVMARLTREHNNANVLALGGRMQSLADALEMAKVFLETPFSEDPRHIRRIEMLDAYEDEHRR; this is encoded by the coding sequence ATGCGCGTTCACATTGCCACCGACCACGCGGCCTTCGACCTCAAGCAGTTCCTGGTCAAGGAACTGACCGCCCTCGGCCACGAGGTCGTCGACCACGGTGCCCCCACCTACGACGCACAGGACGACTACCCGACCTTCGTCATCCCCGCCGCCGAGGCGGTCGTCGCCGACCCCGGCTCGCTGGGCATCGTCCTGGGCGGCTCCGGGAACGGCGAGCAGATCGCGGCCAACAAGGTGAAGGGCGTCCGCGCCGGCCTCGCGTACAACACCGTGATGGCCCGCCTCACCCGCGAGCACAACAACGCCAACGTGCTCGCGCTCGGCGGCCGCATGCAGAGCCTCGCCGACGCGCTGGAGATGGCCAAGGTGTTCCTCGAGACCCCGTTCTCCGAGGACCCGCGCCACATCCGCCGCATCGAGATGCTGGACGCCTACGAGGACGAACACCGCAGGTGA
- a CDS encoding DsbA family protein: MTQKVDLWFDPLCPWAWMTSRWLLEVEKVRDIDLRFHVMSLSVLNEGRDLDPGYRELMDAGWAGVRVAMAVERAHGQQALRDFYTAIGTRYHPGGQEQGRGAIEGALADVGLPTSLADLGETDEHDDELRRSHHEGMDPVGDEVGTPVIHLNGKGLFGPVISPAPKGDQAGRLFDGFALVTEYEGFFELKRTRTVGPIFD, translated from the coding sequence ATGACTCAGAAGGTTGACCTCTGGTTCGATCCGCTCTGCCCCTGGGCCTGGATGACCTCCCGGTGGCTGCTCGAGGTGGAGAAGGTGCGGGACATCGACCTGCGCTTCCACGTGATGAGCCTCTCGGTGCTCAACGAGGGCCGCGACCTCGACCCCGGCTACCGGGAGTTGATGGACGCCGGCTGGGCCGGGGTCCGGGTGGCGATGGCCGTGGAGCGCGCGCACGGGCAGCAGGCCCTGCGCGACTTCTACACCGCGATCGGCACCCGCTACCACCCGGGTGGGCAGGAGCAGGGCCGCGGCGCCATCGAGGGCGCGCTGGCCGACGTGGGCCTCCCGACCTCGCTGGCCGACCTCGGCGAGACCGACGAGCACGACGACGAGCTGCGCCGCAGCCACCACGAGGGCATGGACCCGGTGGGCGACGAGGTGGGCACCCCTGTGATCCACCTCAACGGCAAGGGGTTGTTCGGGCCGGTCATCTCGCCCGCGCCGAAGGGCGACCAGGCCGGGCGCCTGTTCGACGGCTTCGCGCTCGTGACCGAGTACGAGGGCTTCTTCGAGCTCAAGCGCACCCGGACCGTGGGACCGATCTTCGACTGA